The stretch of DNA CTGGCCGCCCGTCGTCGCTCGGGTCGCCGGTAATCGGCAGGAACAAAGGTGTAAAACTTTACTACAGATCAATCGTTTTGATATGATATTTCAGGTTGGAAGAGCAATCAGTAATACGCGGATAGTTGGACATAATACCCGTAACTACAGCGTGAATTTGCGCAAAATTTTTAGTTTAGGGGCGTATTCGTCATCATAGACTACGCGTGATTTCAGATGAGTGATACAAGTTCGCAGGGTCTGATGGACGTACTGTCGCGACGAAACCTTATGCAGACCGCCGCCGGTCTCGGCGTGGCTGCGATGGCAGGCTGCTCGGGGATCGGTGGCGGTGGTGGCGGTGGCGGCGGCGGCATCGACCCCGTACAGGATCGGGTGACGGTCGATCCGGCCGACATCCAGGAGGGCGGGACGTTCCGTGCCGCGCTCGGTTCCGGCGTCGACACGTTCGACCCGCCGGAGAGTTCCTCCGCGAACTCCTCGGTCCACCACAACCTCCTGTACGAGACGATGATCACGACGGACGCCTCCGGGACCATCTATCCGTGGCTCGCCGAGTCCTACGAGCAGACGGAGGTCCAGGACATCCAGCGGACGGCCTACACCGACTACATGAAGGAGGTCTCCTACGCCGAGACCGACGACGGGACCGTCTTCATCGACACGGACCAGCAGATCGTCGTCGAGCACCCGGACAACCCCTCGGACCCGTCCGCCGGCGACACCGCCCAGGTGATGACCGTCGAGGAGGCCCCCGACGCCATCGCCGACGGCACCTTCGGGATGGAGTACGAGTTCCAGCTCCACGAGGGAATCAACTTCGTCAACGGCGAAGAGCTGACCGCCGACAACGTCGTCGCCTCCTACCAGCGCCTCCGTGGCTCGGCGCTGTCCGGCCAGGTCTTCGACTCCCTGCTCGACGTCCAGAGCGACGGCGACTACACCGTCAGGCTCTACGCCCAGATCCCGGACGCTGCCTTCGTCCGTGAGATCGCCGGGTTCAGCATCTACCCGACGGAGATCACGGGCGCACCCGACGAACCGCAGAACGTGCCCCTTGGCGGGATGGACCCGCGCGAGGAGCACGAACCGCTCGGTACCGGTCCCTTCCGGCTGACCGACTACGAGAACGAGAACTACGCGACCTACACGAAGGTCGACGACTACTGGTTCGACACGGAGATGAAAGACTGGTTCGACGGGTCCAGCGAGTTCCCCAACGGACCGGTCGTCGACAAGGTCGACATCGCGGTCATCTCCAGCCCCTCCAGCCGCGCGGCCGCGCTCCAGGAGGGCGAGGTCGACATGGCCCGGGGCCTCTCCTCGAGTACGCTGACCAACTTCCAGGAGTCCGAGGAGTTCCGGACGGCACCGACGGCGGGCGCGGGGTACCTGTTCATGCAGTTCCCCGTGACCCAGGGACCGTGGCAGAACGCCAAGCTCCGCCGCGCGGTGAACAAGCTCATCCCGCGGCCGAGCATCTCCAACAACATCTTCCAGGGCTGGGAGAACCCCGCGTGGGTCCCGCTGCCGCCGCTGGCCGCGGCGACGGGGACGACCGACTACGAGGAGCTGACCGAGGACCTGAAGCCGTACAACACCTACGAGCAGGAGGAGGCCGCGACGATGCTCGACGAGGTCGGCGAGGAGGCCGGCATCGAGTACCCGATCGAGGTCACCATCGAGACCAACTCCGACAACAAGGACCGCGTCCGGGTCGTCGAGCTCATCGCGCAGTCGATGAACCAGGAGATCGACGGGACCCAGTACTTCGACGTCTCGGTCAACACGAAGGAGTTCCTCACCTTCGTCAGCCAGCTCCTGACCGAGAACTACTACAACAAGGGCAAGATCGCCGTCATCGGCCTCTCCGGTGGGTTCGGCCCGCACGGCTACGCCAAGTCCATCCACTCCCCGGAGAACTTCGCCCAGTGTTGTAACTTCCAGAACATCGACATCGAGCGGCTCAACGAGGCGATGCGGAACGCCCGGTACGGTGTCGACGTCGCCGAGGACAAGGAACTCCGGCGTGAGCGGTACAACGACGTCTGGGAGATCGTCCTCGAAGAGAACGCGAACTCCTATATCACTCACAGCACGACCGTCGGTGTCGTCGGCACCGAGGTCAAGGGCTTCAACAGCTACCCGAGCGTCCAGGACATCGTCGGGTACGCGCTGCACAACCCGGCGGACGAACAAATTACGTACCTCGACCGCTAGGCTCGAACCAGAATGAGCCTTCGTCGATTTATCCTCAAGCGAGTGCTGTTGATCTTCCCCCTCCTGTTAGGGGTGTCTATCGTCACGTTCTCGCTGGTGAAGCTCACGCCGGGGAACCCGGTCCAGGTCGCGATCGGACTGAACCCCGACATGGGGCCACAGGAGATCGCCCGCCTCAAGCAACGGTACGGACTGACGAAGCCGGCCTGGCAGCAGTACCTCAACTGGCTGAGCGACATCGTGCTCCACGCGGACTTCGGGACGACCTACGGGGCACGCGAGCAGGAGGTCAGCGAGATCATCGTCAACAAGCTCCCCGAGACCGTCGCCCTGGGTATCTTCGGCTGGGTCTTCGCCGTCGCCATCGCCATCCCGACGGGGATCTACGCCGCCGTCCGGAAGGACGAGCTGGGCGACCACGTCAGCCGGTTCGTCGCGCTGGCGGGGATCTCCCTGCCGAACTTCTGGCTCGGGCTGATGCTCATCCTCATCTTCTCGGTGTCGCTGAACGTCTTCCCGGTGACGGCACCGCGGACGCCGCTGTGGCATCCGAAGACGCTGGCGTTCCTGCTGATGCCGGGGATCACCATCGGGACCGCGTCGGCGTCGAACCTGATGCGGATCATGCGGTCGTCGATGTCCGAGGAGATGAACAAGGAGTACGTCACCGCGGCCCGGGCGAAGGGGCTGCCCGAGCGGACGGTCGTGCTGAAACACGTCCTGCGGAACTCGCTCATCTCGGTGACGACCGTCGCCGCGTTCCTGACGGCCTCGATCGTCGCCGGGTCGGTCGTCGTCGAGACCGTCTTCGGCTGGCGCGGGCTCGGACTGGAACTGATCCGGGCAGTCAGGAACCGGCAGGTCGACCTGATACTGGGTATCACACTCTTTACGGGGACCGCGATCATCCTCGCGAACCTGCTGGCTGACATCCTGTACGCGGTACTGGACCCGCGGATCCGCTACGACTAACTATGTCTACGAAACGAGGACGCATCCAGATAACTGGATTCGACACGGAGCGAGTGACCGACCGCGAGAGCCTGTCGGCCTGGAGCGAAGGGACGGAGCAAGGCGGGACCGAGGGGCGCTGGAAGCGCGCCTGGCGGCGGTTCCGCGAGAACCGCGCGGCGATGCTGGGGGTCTACGTCGTCGCCCTCATGTCGGTGCTGGCACTGCTGTCCCAGCCCGTCGTCGTCTTCGGCATCCCCATCCAGCCGTTCTCCATCGTCCCGTACGAACCGGACCAGATCCTCTACCTGTCGGACCCGAGCCTCGAACGGTTCAACGCGCCGACGCTTGCCCACCCGATGGGGCTGGACGCCAACGGGCGTGACATCCTCTCGCGGCTGCTTGTCGGCGGCCGGATCAGCATCTCCATCGGCTTCGTCGTGGTGTTCATCACCGGCTCGATCGGGATGGCCTACGGCGCGATCGCCGGCTACTACGGCGGGTGGATCGACGAGGTGATGATGCGGTTCGTCGACGTCATCTTCGCGTTCCCCGGCCTGGTGCTGGCGCTGGTCATCGTCGCCCTGCTGGGCGGGGGCTACGTCTCGCTGGTCATCGCGTTCACCGTCCCCGGGTGGGCGAGCTACGCCCGCCTCATCCGCGGGGAGGTGCTGTCGGTCAAGGAAGACGAGTACGTCCTGGCCGCCCGGGCGCTGGGTGCCCGGGACCGCTCGGTCATCTTCCGGCACATCGTCCCCAACGCCCTGGCACCGCTGATCGTGCAGGCGTCGCTGGCGATCGGGACGGTCGTCATCGGCGTCGCCGCGCTCGGGTTCCTCGGGCTGGGCTTCCCGCCCGGCACGCCCGAGTGGGGGACGATGCTGAACCAGACCCGGTCGACCATCATCACCGGACCGGGCGGCACCATCCCCTGGTGGGTGACCATCTTCCCCGGCGGTGCCATCTTCCTGTTCGTGATGTCGATGAACATGATCGGTGACGGCATCAACGACGCGCTAGACGCACAGGAGATCAGCGCCGCCGGCGCGGGAGGTGCCGAATGACGCTGCTGGAGGTGGACGACCTCACCGTCAAGTTCTACACGGAGGACGGGGTCGTCACCGCCGTCGACGACCTCTCCTACCGGATCGAGAGCGGGGAGACCTTCGGCGTCGTCGGCGAGAGCGGGGCCGGCAAGTCCGTCACCGCCCTCTCGCTGATGCGGCTCATCGAGGACCCCGGCCGGATCGAGAGCGGCTCGATCCGGTTCAAGGGCGAGGACATCCTGGAGATGAGCGAGGAGGAGGTCCGCTCCGTGCGGGGCAACGAGATCGCGATGATCTTCCAGGACGCCCAGACCGCGCTCAACCCCGTCTACACCGTCGGCGAGCAGATCTCCGAAGCGATCCGCCACCACCTCGACTACGGCGACGACGAGGCCCGCGACCGGGCCGTCCACCTGCTCGACCGGGTCGGGATCCCCGACGCGGAACACCGCTACGACGACTACCCACACGAGTTCTCCGGCGGGATGCAACAGCGGGCGGTCATCGCGATGGCCCTGTCCTGTGACCCGGACCTGCTCATCGCCGACGAGCCGACGACGGCGCTGGACGTCACCACGGAGGCGAAGATCTTAGACGAGATCCAGGACCTCGCCGACGAGTTCGACACGGCGGTCCAGCTCATCACCCACGACCTCGGCGTCGTCGCGAAGATCTGCGAGCGCGTGATGGTGATGTACGCCGGCGAGACCGTCGAGAAAGCGTCGGTCGAGGACCTCTACTACGACCCCAAACACCCCTACACCGTGGGGCTGATGGGGTCGATCCCGCGCATCGGCGACGAGCGCGAGCGGCTCCAGACCATCCCCGGGACGATGCCGGACCTGGTCGACGTGCCGCCCGGGTGTCCGTTCCACCCGCGGTGCCCGTACGCCGAGGAGTCGTGTGCGCGGACGGAGCCGCCGCTCGTGGACCCCGACACCGGACGGGAGGCCACGCTCGACGACGAGCGAGCGGCCTCCTGTCTCGCCTACACCGGCGACCTCGACGGCGACCTGGACTACGAGGTCCACGTCGAGGGCGAGGAGCCGGTCATCACCGAGGAGGGAACCGATGTCCAGTGACGACCCCATCCTCCGCGTGGAGGGGCTGAAGAAGTACTACGACGCCTCCAGCGGGTTCATCGACGGCCTGCTGGGCGAGTCGCGTGACGTGAAGGCCGTCGACGGCGTCGACATCGACCTCGCCGAGGGCGAGACGCTGGGCGTCGTCGGCGAGTCCGGCTGCGGGAAGACGACCCTGGGCCGGGCACTCCTGCGGCTGACCGAACCCACCGAGGGGTCGGTGTACTACCGCGGCCAGGACCTCACCGAGCTGGGCTCCAGCGAACTCCGGGACCTCCGGAAGGACCTGCAGTACATCTTCCAGGACCCGTTCGCCAGCCTCAATCCGCGACTGACCGTCGGGGACATCATCGGTGAGCCACTGGACATCCACGACATCGCCGACGGCGAGGAGCGCCAGCAGCGCATCTACGACCTGCTGGAGACGGTGGGGCTGAACGCAAGCCACACCAACCGCTACCCCCACGAGTTCTCCGGCGGCCAGCGCCAGCGCATCGGCATCGCCCGCGCGCTGGCGGTCGACCCGGAGGTCATCATCTGCGACGAGCCGGTGTCGGCGCTGGACGTCTCCGTCCAGGCACAGATCCTGAATCTGCTGGAGGACCTGCAAGACGAGTACGGCCTCTCGTACATCTTCATCGCCCACGACCTGAGCGTCGTCGAGCACATCTCCGACCGGATCGCCGTGATGTACCTCGGCGAGATCGCGGAGGTCGGGACGACCGAGGAGATCTTCGAGCCGCCGTACCACCCGTACACGGAGGCGCTGCTGTCGGCGGTGCCCGAACCGGACCCGGCCTGGGAGGGCGAGGAGATCTTCCTCCCCGGGACGGTACCGTCGCCGATGAACCCGCCGTCGGGCTGTCGGTTCCACACCCGCTGCCCGCAGGTCATCCAGCCCGCCGAGTACGACCTCGAACAGCCCGCCTGGCGGTCGGTGATGGACCTGAAACTGCGCGCGGCCGGTGCCGAGGACGTGGACTCCCTGACCGCCGTCACCGAAGACAGCGTCGACGACCCGGTGACGCTGGGTCGGGAGCGGATCGGCGAACTGGTCCGCGAGGAGTTCGACCTCCCCGACCGGCTGTCGGACCCGGCTGCCGAGGACGAGCTCTCCTCGGCCATCGACCGGCTCTCCGACGGCGACATCGAGGGGGCGGCGGCGACGCTCGACGAGGCGTTCGTCTCGCCCTGCGAGCGGGACGAACCCCGCGACGTGGCGATGAGCGACAGTCACGCCATCGCCTGTCACCTCCACGACGACGAGTACGTCGACGACCCGGCCGAGAACGGCGGGACCGACGACGCCGTCGCGGACGACTGACCGACGAAACGTTTTCGCTTCTCCCGCCCGAACGGCCGGTAATGCGCCGCATCTACGAGTCGGACGCCATCGCGCGTGACGACGACGACTCGTTCGCCCCCAACGAGCGCGACGACGACTACTCCCCGTCGGCGATGCGCTCGCTCCCGAGCAGCTCGCTCAGCGGGCTGTTGCTCCCGACGCGGCTCCGACACCGCGCGCTCTCCGTCACCGTCGAGACGCCGGCGTCGACCTACGGAGTGGGCGAGGAGATCCCCATCCGCGTGACCCTGCGGAACCGCTACCCGTTCCCCGTCGTCCTCCGGACGCCGACGCCGCGGCTCTGGAACTGGCACGTCGACGGCGCACCGGAGGCCTCTCGGGTCCCCGAGGCGGTCCCCGAAGAGCCGCGCGAGTTCACGTTCGACCGGAGCGAGCGCAAGCAGTTCCACCGCCGCTGGCGACAGCTGTTCAAGGTGACCGACCGGGAGTGGGAGGACGCCGCCCCCGGGGAGTACACCATCGGGGCGTACCTCGACGTCGACGACCCCGAGGAGAAGGGCCTGGCCGACGAGACGACCGTCCGGATCGAGCGTTAGGGCGACCGCGTGCCGACCGCTCCGCGGTGGGACCGGTCGTCGCGCTCGGCGCGGGGATCGTCGGGAGGCGCGGCGAGCCGGACGGTGACGGTCGTCTGTGCGGCGTCGGCGGTCGTCACGGTGCCGCCGAGGCCGGTGACGATCCAGTCGACCAACCGGAACCCCAGACCGGTCCCGTGTTCGAGCTGTGTCTCCCGGCCCGTCTCCAGCGCGAGTCGCTCCGTGTCCTCGATGCCGTCGCCGGCGTCCCGGACGTGGATCGCGACCCGGCCGCCGTCGCGCTCGACGCGGAACGTGACCGGCGGTGCGCCGTGTGTCGCGGCGTTCTCGCCGAGCTCACGGAGGACGGTGCGGAGCCGGTCGGTCGCCATCACGGCGCAGTGGTCGGGCGCGTCGACGCGGATCCCGACCTCGGGGTGCTCCTCGCTGAGTTCGGCGGCGACGCTCGTGACGTCCGCGACGGCGTCGCGCTGGTCGAGTGGCTGAGGGTCCGTCACCGCCGCCTCCAGAGTCCGGGCCTTCTCGCTGAGCGCCGTGAGGTCCGCGGCCGTGGCCTCGATCCGTCTCGCGATGTCGGCGGTCT from Haloarcula litorea encodes:
- a CDS encoding ABC transporter ATP-binding protein — its product is MTLLEVDDLTVKFYTEDGVVTAVDDLSYRIESGETFGVVGESGAGKSVTALSLMRLIEDPGRIESGSIRFKGEDILEMSEEEVRSVRGNEIAMIFQDAQTALNPVYTVGEQISEAIRHHLDYGDDEARDRAVHLLDRVGIPDAEHRYDDYPHEFSGGMQQRAVIAMALSCDPDLLIADEPTTALDVTTEAKILDEIQDLADEFDTAVQLITHDLGVVAKICERVMVMYAGETVEKASVEDLYYDPKHPYTVGLMGSIPRIGDERERLQTIPGTMPDLVDVPPGCPFHPRCPYAEESCARTEPPLVDPDTGREATLDDERAASCLAYTGDLDGDLDYEVHVEGEEPVITEEGTDVQ
- a CDS encoding ABC transporter permease, whose translation is MSLRRFILKRVLLIFPLLLGVSIVTFSLVKLTPGNPVQVAIGLNPDMGPQEIARLKQRYGLTKPAWQQYLNWLSDIVLHADFGTTYGAREQEVSEIIVNKLPETVALGIFGWVFAVAIAIPTGIYAAVRKDELGDHVSRFVALAGISLPNFWLGLMLILIFSVSLNVFPVTAPRTPLWHPKTLAFLLMPGITIGTASASNLMRIMRSSMSEEMNKEYVTAARAKGLPERTVVLKHVLRNSLISVTTVAAFLTASIVAGSVVVETVFGWRGLGLELIRAVRNRQVDLILGITLFTGTAIILANLLADILYAVLDPRIRYD
- a CDS encoding ABC transporter ATP-binding protein; the encoded protein is MSSDDPILRVEGLKKYYDASSGFIDGLLGESRDVKAVDGVDIDLAEGETLGVVGESGCGKTTLGRALLRLTEPTEGSVYYRGQDLTELGSSELRDLRKDLQYIFQDPFASLNPRLTVGDIIGEPLDIHDIADGEERQQRIYDLLETVGLNASHTNRYPHEFSGGQRQRIGIARALAVDPEVIICDEPVSALDVSVQAQILNLLEDLQDEYGLSYIFIAHDLSVVEHISDRIAVMYLGEIAEVGTTEEIFEPPYHPYTEALLSAVPEPDPAWEGEEIFLPGTVPSPMNPPSGCRFHTRCPQVIQPAEYDLEQPAWRSVMDLKLRAAGAEDVDSLTAVTEDSVDDPVTLGRERIGELVREEFDLPDRLSDPAAEDELSSAIDRLSDGDIEGAAATLDEAFVSPCERDEPRDVAMSDSHAIACHLHDDEYVDDPAENGGTDDAVADD
- a CDS encoding ABC transporter substrate-binding protein, giving the protein MAGCSGIGGGGGGGGGGIDPVQDRVTVDPADIQEGGTFRAALGSGVDTFDPPESSSANSSVHHNLLYETMITTDASGTIYPWLAESYEQTEVQDIQRTAYTDYMKEVSYAETDDGTVFIDTDQQIVVEHPDNPSDPSAGDTAQVMTVEEAPDAIADGTFGMEYEFQLHEGINFVNGEELTADNVVASYQRLRGSALSGQVFDSLLDVQSDGDYTVRLYAQIPDAAFVREIAGFSIYPTEITGAPDEPQNVPLGGMDPREEHEPLGTGPFRLTDYENENYATYTKVDDYWFDTEMKDWFDGSSEFPNGPVVDKVDIAVISSPSSRAAALQEGEVDMARGLSSSTLTNFQESEEFRTAPTAGAGYLFMQFPVTQGPWQNAKLRRAVNKLIPRPSISNNIFQGWENPAWVPLPPLAAATGTTDYEELTEDLKPYNTYEQEEAATMLDEVGEEAGIEYPIEVTIETNSDNKDRVRVVELIAQSMNQEIDGTQYFDVSVNTKEFLTFVSQLLTENYYNKGKIAVIGLSGGFGPHGYAKSIHSPENFAQCCNFQNIDIERLNEAMRNARYGVDVAEDKELRRERYNDVWEIVLEENANSYITHSTTVGVVGTEVKGFNSYPSVQDIVGYALHNPADEQITYLDR
- a CDS encoding ABC transporter permease codes for the protein MSTKRGRIQITGFDTERVTDRESLSAWSEGTEQGGTEGRWKRAWRRFRENRAAMLGVYVVALMSVLALLSQPVVVFGIPIQPFSIVPYEPDQILYLSDPSLERFNAPTLAHPMGLDANGRDILSRLLVGGRISISIGFVVVFITGSIGMAYGAIAGYYGGWIDEVMMRFVDVIFAFPGLVLALVIVALLGGGYVSLVIAFTVPGWASYARLIRGEVLSVKEDEYVLAARALGARDRSVIFRHIVPNALAPLIVQASLAIGTVVIGVAALGFLGLGFPPGTPEWGTMLNQTRSTIITGPGGTIPWWVTIFPGGAIFLFVMSMNMIGDGINDALDAQEISAAGAGGAE